In Deinococcus psychrotolerans, a genomic segment contains:
- a CDS encoding LysM peptidoglycan-binding domain-containing protein, with amino-acid sequence MLLFSLASSTAFAAVTVQKGDTLFTLSRRTGVSVARLQALNQLPSTLIRVGQVLRTGGPLPVTKAASKVAAPPPKTASVKPQRLSRYTVRSGDTLSKIASKIGVSVRALQGANQLTGTLILVGQVLKVPPAGASAARVPALPPNTEARVVYTYRTVGVRDTFVTLAQTAQQNAKLTSAQFMDLNHLRIAWVYPGMKVLLPQRIPVPIPPAPRRRAVSLSAVRVLDTAVQVVRVDLRWRDVLVSPVLPLRGIGSSARVSTLARQSGATAVINGSYFHPRSYIPAGDLVVQGKRLSWGRIPVALAITPDNRAYIGGGGGAGSSGVGSNWTGMETVIASGPQIVRGGQISTAYSRVFQDPALFGRAARSAIGLSSNRDLILVSTHARLTISEMSKVMARLGAKDALLLDGGSSAGLSWNNTPILESVRSVSYGIGVFSEYSGRRYSRT; translated from the coding sequence GTGCTGCTGTTCAGCTTGGCCAGTTCAACCGCGTTTGCCGCTGTCACCGTTCAAAAAGGCGATACCCTCTTCACTCTCTCGCGGCGCACCGGAGTCAGCGTGGCGCGGCTGCAAGCGCTTAATCAGCTGCCCAGCACTCTCATTCGCGTCGGCCAGGTGCTCAGAACGGGCGGGCCGCTGCCCGTCACCAAAGCCGCGTCCAAAGTTGCCGCTCCACCGCCGAAAACTGCCAGCGTCAAGCCGCAAAGACTCAGCCGCTACACTGTGCGCTCCGGCGACACCTTGAGCAAAATCGCATCCAAAATTGGCGTCAGTGTCCGCGCTTTGCAGGGAGCCAACCAGCTCACCGGCACGCTGATTTTGGTGGGCCAAGTGCTCAAGGTGCCGCCCGCCGGCGCGTCGGCCGCCCGCGTTCCGGCGCTACCGCCCAACACCGAAGCCCGCGTCGTGTACACCTACCGCACGGTGGGCGTGCGCGACACGTTCGTGACGCTGGCCCAGACCGCCCAGCAAAACGCCAAGCTGACTTCGGCGCAGTTTATGGATCTCAACCATTTGAGGATCGCCTGGGTTTATCCCGGCATGAAAGTGCTGCTGCCCCAGCGTATTCCAGTGCCGATTCCGCCCGCGCCGCGCCGCCGCGCCGTGAGCTTATCGGCCGTCCGTGTGCTCGACACCGCCGTGCAAGTGGTCAGGGTGGATTTGCGCTGGCGCGACGTATTGGTTTCTCCGGTGCTGCCTTTGCGCGGGATTGGCAGCAGCGCCCGCGTCAGCACGCTGGCCCGGCAAAGCGGCGCGACGGCGGTGATCAACGGCAGTTATTTTCATCCGCGCAGCTATATTCCGGCGGGCGACTTGGTGGTGCAGGGCAAGCGCTTGTCGTGGGGCCGCATTCCGGTGGCGCTGGCGATCACGCCCGACAACCGCGCCTACATTGGCGGGGGCGGTGGCGCAGGCAGCAGCGGTGTAGGCAGCAACTGGACAGGCATGGAAACGGTGATTGCCAGCGGGCCGCAAATCGTGCGCGGCGGTCAGATCAGCACCGCTTACTCGCGCGTCTTCCAAGACCCCGCGCTGTTTGGCCGCGCCGCCCGCAGCGCCATCGGCCTGAGCAGCAACCGCGACCTCATTTTGGTCAGCACCCACGCCCGGCTGACCATCAGTGAAATGAGCAAAGTCATGGCCCGCCTCGGAGCCAAAGACGCTTTGCTGCTCGACGGCGGCTCCAGCGCCGGGTTGTCTTGGAACAACACCCCCATTTTGGAAAGCGTCCGCAGCGTGTCATACGGTATCGGGGTTTTTTCGGAGTATTCGGGGCGGCGGTATTCGCGGACTTAA
- a CDS encoding alpha/beta hydrolase produces MKRRLLALPLLLTLGVALTACNPVGTLNRATSLSGLSVTHDLHYGSDPRNVLDIYAPQGAANKAVVLFIHGGSWDSGSKDEYVFVGESLARAGYVTAVMNYRLAPQHPYPDYVIDAASALKWLQDNAAQYGGNGQRLYVVGHSAGAFNAVDVVDDSPFLSDAGVQAGTVRGVVGIAGPYDYDFRQFPTKTAFPAGGDPAQIMPTQHIRADAPPNLLLVAGNDQTVDPSNGEKMKAALQAAGVPYTYTVLPGLSHITVVAALSRRLTFLGGTRQAVLDFLNTQEASAANK; encoded by the coding sequence ATGAAACGCCGCCTTCTCGCTTTGCCTTTGCTGCTCACCCTGGGAGTGGCCCTTACCGCCTGCAACCCGGTGGGCACCCTCAACCGCGCCACCAGCCTCAGCGGCCTGAGCGTTACCCACGACCTCCACTACGGCTCCGACCCGCGTAACGTGCTCGATATTTACGCGCCGCAAGGCGCTGCCAACAAAGCGGTGGTGCTGTTTATTCACGGCGGCTCGTGGGACAGCGGCAGCAAAGACGAATACGTGTTCGTGGGCGAAAGCTTGGCGCGGGCCGGATACGTCACGGCGGTGATGAACTACCGCCTTGCCCCGCAGCACCCTTACCCTGATTACGTAATCGACGCTGCCAGCGCCCTCAAGTGGCTGCAAGACAACGCCGCTCAGTACGGCGGCAACGGCCAGCGCCTCTACGTGGTGGGCCACTCGGCGGGGGCTTTCAATGCGGTGGACGTGGTGGACGACAGCCCCTTTTTGAGCGACGCGGGTGTGCAGGCAGGCACAGTGCGCGGCGTGGTGGGCATCGCCGGCCCCTACGACTACGATTTCCGTCAGTTTCCCACCAAAACGGCTTTTCCGGCAGGCGGCGATCCGGCCCAGATTATGCCGACCCAGCATATCCGCGCCGACGCGCCGCCCAATTTGCTGCTGGTGGCGGGCAACGACCAAACGGTCGATCCCAGCAACGGCGAGAAGATGAAAGCCGCCCTTCAAGCGGCGGGCGTGCCGTACACCTACACGGTGTTGCCGGGCCTGAGCCACATCACTGTCGTGGCAGCGTTGTCGCGCCGCCTGACCTTTTTGGGCGGAACCCGTCAGGCCGTCTTGGACTTCTTGAACACCCAGGAAGCCAGCGCCGCCAATAAATAA
- a CDS encoding c-type cytochrome — MRNAFIVSAALLLVGTVGGGYTAYHLGTSHEEKAAGSAGETKSPAAVMNNDAASAGVSPAAGQAPATGDAAPASTEGKSVSDASGAAAAPAAGESGTTPAGTPAGNKADSLSAGSMPTSGASQSPNAAGNKPGDNQPAGNASAAEGASVVATDRASGTSSTTAAPGAPTKPTNAANPSGSAPAPDSTSAAAAAPASGAATSGDAEAGKLIFAGAKKPEVNCAVCHGAQGKGGVGANLTTPDGPKGWDETQFLMALRQGQTPQKMLNATMPRFADTQLSDTEINDIHAFIKTLP; from the coding sequence ATGAGAAACGCTTTTATCGTGTCTGCGGCGCTGCTGTTAGTCGGTACGGTGGGGGGCGGCTATACCGCTTACCATCTGGGAACAAGCCATGAAGAAAAAGCTGCTGGGAGCGCAGGTGAAACCAAAAGTCCCGCAGCCGTGATGAACAATGACGCGGCCTCGGCGGGCGTCAGTCCAGCGGCTGGTCAGGCTCCGGCAACCGGCGACGCTGCTCCCGCCAGCACCGAGGGCAAAAGTGTCAGTGACGCTTCCGGCGCGGCTGCGGCTCCTGCTGCGGGCGAGTCCGGCACCACCCCGGCGGGCACGCCAGCGGGTAACAAAGCCGACAGCTTGTCGGCGGGTAGTATGCCGACGAGCGGAGCCAGTCAGAGTCCCAACGCGGCGGGCAACAAGCCCGGCGACAACCAACCGGCGGGCAACGCCAGCGCCGCCGAGGGCGCTTCTGTCGTCGCCACAGACCGCGCTTCGGGAACGTCGTCCACCACTGCTGCGCCCGGTGCGCCCACCAAGCCCACCAATGCTGCCAACCCCTCAGGCAGCGCTCCTGCGCCGGACAGCACCAGCGCCGCTGCGGCTGCTCCTGCCAGCGGCGCGGCCACCTCCGGCGACGCGGAGGCCGGCAAGCTGATTTTTGCCGGAGCCAAGAAGCCGGAAGTCAACTGCGCGGTGTGTCACGGCGCACAGGGCAAAGGCGGCGTGGGAGCCAACCTGACCACCCCCGACGGCCCCAAGGGCTGGGACGAAACGCAGTTCTTGATGGCGCTGCGCCAGGGCCAGACGCCTCAGAAGATGCTCAACGCCACCATGCCGCGCTTTGCTGACACCCAGCTCAGCGACACCGAGATCAACGACATTCACGCCTTCATCAAAACCCTGCCTTAA